In one window of Zingiber officinale cultivar Zhangliang chromosome 11A, Zo_v1.1, whole genome shotgun sequence DNA:
- the LOC122032941 gene encoding ubiquitin-conjugating enzyme E2-17 kDa-like, which produces MASKRIQKELKDLEMDPPLSCSAGPVGEDMSHWQATIMGPADSPFAGGVFLVNIHFPSDYPFKPPKMKFLTQVYHPNINSNGSICLDILKDEWSPALTISKVLLSLCSLLTDPNPDDPLVLEIARVYKTDRVKYETTARSWTRKYAMG; this is translated from the exons ATGGCTTCCAAGAGGATACAGAAGGAGTTAAAGGACTTGGAGATGGACCCGCCCCTGTCATGCAGTGCAG GTCCTGTTGGTGAGGACATGTCCCATTGGCAAGCCACCATTATGGGGCCTGCTGATAGCCCATTTGCAGGCGGTGTATTTTTAGTGAATATTCATTTTCCATCAGATTATCCCTTCAAGCCACCAAAG ATGAAATTTCTAACACAAGTCTATCACCCAAATATCAACAGCAACGGCAGCATCTGCCTTGACATTCTGAAGGATGAATGGAGTCCTGCTTTGACAATATCTAAG GTGCTGTTGTCGTTGTGCTCACTCCTCACTGATCCCAACCCTGATGATCCTTTGGTTCTTGAGATCGCTCGAGTTTACAAGACTGATCGAGTCAAGTACGAGACCACTGCCAGGTCATGGACTCGGAAATATGCCATGGGTTAA
- the LOC122032336 gene encoding uncharacterized protein At4g14342 isoform X2, translating into MASDRFNINSQLEHLQAKYVGTGHADLNRFEWGVNIQRDSYASYIGHYPILAYFSVAENESIGRQRYNFMQKMLLPCGLPPEREED; encoded by the exons atg GCAAGCGACAGATTCAACATCAATTCTCAGCTAGAGCATCTTCAAGCTAAATATGTTGGAACAGGGCATGCGGACTTAAATAGATT TGAATGGGGTGTGAATATCCAACGCGACAGTTATGCATCATACATTGGCCACTACCCTATCTTGGCCTATTTTTCTGTTGCTGAAAATGAATCCATTGGAAGACAACGCTACAATTTTATGCAA AAAATGCTGTTGCCTTGTGGTCTTCCTCCAGAGAGAGAAGAAGATTGA
- the LOC122032336 gene encoding uncharacterized protein At4g14342 isoform X1, which yields MSKASDRFNINSQLEHLQAKYVGTGHADLNRFEWGVNIQRDSYASYIGHYPILAYFSVAENESIGRQRYNFMQKMLLPCGLPPEREED from the exons ATGAGTAAG GCAAGCGACAGATTCAACATCAATTCTCAGCTAGAGCATCTTCAAGCTAAATATGTTGGAACAGGGCATGCGGACTTAAATAGATT TGAATGGGGTGTGAATATCCAACGCGACAGTTATGCATCATACATTGGCCACTACCCTATCTTGGCCTATTTTTCTGTTGCTGAAAATGAATCCATTGGAAGACAACGCTACAATTTTATGCAA AAAATGCTGTTGCCTTGTGGTCTTCCTCCAGAGAGAGAAGAAGATTGA
- the LOC122032588 gene encoding uncharacterized protein LOC122032588: MGVTKVLADLRARCPQRPAVGILAFEAAAVMSRLVSLHRSLAEEEVGRLRAGMRAPGVAYLTSKDQVFLLRVAGAELVGDLDAAAAAVSRLAPRCRDLLLHAFDRLYADLKAVGVHSFLIDARAAADLDRLGLGSTAKRAERRVRKMERYVAATSRLYTEMEVLNELEATEKRAQQQEQQEWRRHSGPIQVQKPPSAPDPVRFQLRSQEDRVRRLKEESLWSKTFDKAVELMVRTVVAVFSRICAVFGVYVLGLPDGDLTNFLRKHSSGLLERRVVPQHVPFLRNSATIMRTPMEIGAQETPFDRLRKFLKESPTTVGGSGLTLRYANVILAAEKLFQERNRVKAAAVEEEPVAAAREKLYEMLPSGMRAAVRAKLRECWRREGVRLSDVDESLAEGWREPVAAILAWLVPVARDTVRWQEERNMDREQRFCTRPRALLLQTLHYADVNKAEAAVVEVLVGLSCMSWYDDRRQCKSELEL; encoded by the coding sequence ATGGGCGTCACCAAGGTGCTCGCCGATCTCCGAGCGCGCTGCCCGCAGCGTCCGGCCGTCGGGATCCTCGCCTTCGAGGCCGCCGCCGTCATGTCTCGCCTCGTCTCCCTCCACCGCTCCCTCGCCGAGGAGGAAGTCGGCCGCCTCCGCGCCGGCATGCGCGCCCCTGGCGTCGCCTACTTGACCTCGAAGGATCAGGTTTTTCTCCTCCGCGTCGCCGGCGCCGAGCTGGTGGGCGACCTCGACGCGGCCGCGGCCGCTGTCTCCCGCCTCGCCCCCAGGTGCCGCGACCTGCTACTCCACGCCTTCGACCGCCTCTACGCCGACCTCAAGGCCGTCGGAGTGCACTCCTTTCTCATCGACGCCCGCGCCGCCGCCGACCTCGACCGCCTCGGCCTCGGCTCCACCGCCAAGCGCGCGGAGAGGCGGGTGAGGAAGATGGAGCGGTACGTGGCGGCGACGTCAAGGCTGTACACGGAGATGGAGGTGCTTAATGAGCTTGAGGCGACGGAGAAGCGCGCCCAGCAGCAGGAGCAGCAGGAGTGGCGCCGGCACAGCGGTCCGATACAGGTCCAGAAACCGCCGTCGGCGCCCGACCCGGTTCGCTTCCAGCTCCGGTCGCAGGAAGACAGGGTTCGCCGGCTAAAGGAGGAATCTTTGTGGAGCAAGACCTTCGACAAGGCTGTGGAGCTCATGGTCCGAACCGTCGTCGCTGTCTTCTCCAGAATCTGTGCTGTCTTCGGCGTCTACGTCCTCGGTCTGCCGGACGGTGATCTGACCAATTTCCTCAGGAAGCACTCGTCAGGGCTGCTGGAGCGACGGGTGGTGCCGCAGCACGTGCCTTTCCTTCGTAACTCTGCAACGATCATGAGAACGCCGATGGAGATCGGCGCGCAAGAAACGCCCTTCGATCGTTTGAGGAAATTCCTCAAAGAGTCCCCGACCACCGTCGGCGGGTCGGGCCTGACGTTGCGGTACGCCAACGTTATCCTGGCTGCCGAGAAGTTGTTTCAAGAACGAAACAGAGTGAAGGCAGCGGCTGTGGAGGAGGAGCCGGTGGCGGCGGCGAGAGAGAAATTGTACGAGATGCTGCCGTCAGGGATGCGCGCGGCTGTGAGGGCGAAGCTGAGGGAGTGCTGGAGGAGGGAGGGGGTCCGGCTGTCAGATGTGGACGAATCTCTGGCGGAGGGCTGGAGGGAGCCGGTGGCTGCGATCCTGGCGTGGCTGGTGCCGGTGGCGCGCGACACGGTGCGGTGGCAGGAGGAGCGCAACATGGACCGGGAGCAGAGGTTCTGCACGCGGCCACGGGCACTGCTGCTGCAGACGCTACACTACGCCGACGTCAACAAGGCGGAGGCAGCCGTCGTGGAGGTGCTCGTCGGGTTGAGTTGTATGTCGTGGTACGACGATCGGCGGCAGTGTAAATCGGAGCTTGAATTATGA